In Halorubellus sp. JP-L1, one DNA window encodes the following:
- a CDS encoding tRNA-dihydrouridine synthase translates to MTDSFVPGPFEPRLALASLSGESDAAWAHRGADYAGAAFLGGIALDEPSREAARALVERDRTEFLPADPLSWIDDQLAALADADLRAGVNVRATTPEPVRAAAEACAAHDAILEVNAHCRQPELRAVGCGETLLADTDRLREYVASAAAADATVSVKVRAEVDGVDLAETAAAVADAGASVLHVDAMDSESVVADVATAAPELFVVANNEVRDAVSVQEYLAYGADAVSVGRPSTEPVVLDRVRDALREARVDA, encoded by the coding sequence GTGACCGACTCGTTCGTTCCTGGACCGTTCGAACCGCGGCTCGCGCTCGCGAGCCTCTCCGGCGAGTCCGACGCGGCCTGGGCACACCGGGGAGCCGACTACGCGGGTGCGGCGTTCCTCGGCGGCATCGCGCTCGACGAGCCGTCGCGCGAGGCGGCGCGCGCGCTCGTCGAGCGCGACAGGACGGAGTTCCTGCCCGCCGACCCGCTCTCGTGGATCGACGACCAGCTTGCGGCGCTCGCTGACGCGGACCTCCGCGCGGGCGTGAACGTCCGCGCGACGACGCCCGAACCGGTCCGCGCTGCTGCCGAAGCCTGCGCCGCCCACGACGCCATCCTGGAGGTGAACGCGCACTGTCGCCAGCCCGAGCTGCGGGCGGTCGGCTGCGGCGAGACCCTGCTCGCGGACACCGACCGCCTCCGCGAGTACGTCGCTTCGGCCGCGGCCGCGGACGCGACGGTGAGCGTGAAGGTGCGCGCCGAGGTCGACGGCGTGGACCTCGCCGAGACCGCCGCCGCGGTCGCAGACGCCGGCGCGAGCGTCCTCCACGTCGACGCGATGGACTCCGAGTCCGTCGTCGCCGACGTCGCGACCGCAGCGCCCGAGCTGTTCGTCGTCGCGAACAACGAGGTCCGGGACGCCGTGAGCGTCCAGGAGTACCTCGCGTACGGCGCGGACGCGGTCAGCGTCGGCCGACCGAGCACCGAACCCGTCGTCCTCGACCGCGTCCGCGACGCCCTCCGCGAGGCGCGCGTCGACGCGTAA
- a CDS encoding YegP family protein: MSSESGNVLVSTYADRFGEPFTSDEVYGYWLFVVGVVAAIVGMALFLTSMGDGRTGTRGIAYLLAGSGLAAALAGLVVGQSFHANAKRLVYVGLVVCLAAMAWFTTVFPADWALDSSGAQTVVLVYTLGLALITVSGAIAPISVGQSRARLAVEERLHAARADDEADANTIAALEETVDERESRIEELEASLQEARERAETSDASATEARREAEAAEASAADARSEAETTEASLAEVTAHVEALEDSSATFDVYRDKAGKWRWRLVHQNGNIIATSGESYSNDRNARRGMRSVKRNSLGAAVVWQRDEEEPEPVPDPVAEDPSASFELYRDANDEYRWRLRHDNGEIIAAATRGFASKAGARESVDAVSEYVAPADYLEFDPAGIEVYEDVVGEYRWRLVARNGNILGDSGEGYASRSNARRAADRFQEATGDAEVDTESGVRFETSTDAAGGHRWRLVAANGEPIADSGEGYSSRSALTDAIDRVRDLAPQADRLTIAAAVIEVHEDGSGEFRWRLRHRNGTILGTSGEGYASRSGAVDAVNGVKRHAPNAPVEGDATGGSEDDAADEPESDAA; this comes from the coding sequence ATGTCAAGTGAAAGTGGTAACGTACTGGTGTCGACGTACGCCGACCGATTCGGGGAACCGTTCACGAGCGACGAGGTGTACGGCTACTGGCTGTTCGTCGTGGGGGTGGTCGCCGCCATCGTCGGCATGGCGCTGTTCCTCACGTCGATGGGTGACGGCCGAACGGGGACGCGAGGGATCGCGTACCTCCTCGCCGGATCGGGGCTCGCGGCGGCACTCGCCGGCCTCGTCGTCGGCCAGTCCTTCCACGCGAACGCGAAGCGCCTCGTCTACGTCGGCCTCGTCGTGTGCCTCGCCGCGATGGCGTGGTTCACGACCGTCTTCCCCGCCGACTGGGCGCTCGACTCGAGCGGAGCGCAGACCGTCGTCCTCGTCTACACCCTCGGGCTGGCGCTGATCACGGTCTCGGGCGCGATCGCACCGATCTCCGTCGGGCAGAGTCGAGCCCGGCTCGCCGTCGAGGAACGGCTCCACGCCGCGCGCGCCGACGACGAGGCCGACGCGAACACGATCGCGGCGTTGGAGGAGACCGTCGACGAGAGGGAGAGCCGGATCGAGGAACTCGAAGCGTCGCTCCAGGAGGCACGCGAGCGCGCCGAGACCTCCGACGCCAGCGCGACGGAAGCCCGCCGCGAGGCCGAGGCCGCCGAAGCGAGTGCCGCGGACGCACGCAGCGAGGCCGAGACGACCGAGGCGTCGCTCGCGGAGGTGACCGCGCACGTCGAAGCGTTGGAGGATAGTTCCGCGACGTTCGACGTCTATCGCGACAAGGCCGGGAAGTGGCGCTGGCGGCTCGTCCACCAGAACGGGAACATCATCGCGACCTCCGGCGAGTCGTACTCGAACGACCGGAACGCGCGCCGCGGGATGCGAAGCGTCAAGCGGAACTCGCTCGGTGCCGCCGTCGTCTGGCAGCGCGACGAGGAGGAACCGGAACCCGTCCCGGATCCCGTCGCCGAAGACCCCTCGGCGTCGTTCGAACTCTACCGGGACGCGAACGACGAGTACCGCTGGCGGCTCCGGCACGACAACGGCGAGATCATCGCGGCCGCGACGCGCGGGTTCGCCTCGAAGGCCGGCGCACGCGAGAGCGTCGACGCGGTGAGCGAGTACGTCGCGCCCGCGGACTACCTCGAGTTCGACCCCGCGGGCATCGAGGTGTACGAGGACGTCGTCGGTGAGTACCGCTGGCGACTCGTCGCCCGTAACGGGAACATCCTCGGCGACTCCGGCGAGGGCTACGCCAGCCGGTCGAACGCGCGCCGCGCCGCCGACCGGTTCCAGGAGGCGACCGGCGACGCCGAGGTCGATACCGAGAGCGGCGTCCGGTTCGAGACGTCCACCGACGCCGCGGGCGGCCACCGCTGGCGACTCGTCGCCGCGAACGGCGAACCCATCGCCGACTCCGGCGAGGGCTACAGTTCGCGCTCCGCGCTGACCGACGCCATCGATCGCGTCCGCGACCTCGCCCCGCAGGCCGACCGGCTCACGATCGCCGCGGCCGTGATCGAGGTCCACGAGGACGGCAGCGGCGAGTTCCGCTGGCGGCTCCGGCACCGCAACGGAACCATCCTCGGCACGTCTGGCGAAGGCTACGCGAGCCGATCCGGTGCGGTCGACGCGGTCAACGGCGTGAAGCGACACGCCCCGAACGCGCCCGTCGAAGGCGACGCTACTGGCGGCTCCGAGGACGACGCCGCCGACGAGCCCGAGAGCGACGCCGCCTGA
- a CDS encoding DUF447 domain-containing protein produces the protein MSDDRASASDDHWPADLRGVTETVVATRGPNDSWNHAALGVHARTPDPGDGASSERGTTEPDDGASSERGTTESTESDAVTAFTYGRTRTWRNFHARGGGVVQFTIDPVDFAEAALGIHETDDAVLDSADAWVRVEATPIDATDEDGTRVETWRLDPVESEERRRVVPVVNRGHAAVVDATVAASRIGVPGFDDDALRERLDRAVQVAATCGGPREHEAIRRVAALADDWTPTPDLPGD, from the coding sequence GTGAGCGACGACCGCGCGAGCGCGTCCGACGACCACTGGCCCGCGGACCTCCGCGGCGTCACCGAGACCGTCGTCGCGACGCGCGGCCCGAACGACAGCTGGAACCACGCCGCCCTCGGCGTGCACGCTCGCACACCCGACCCCGGCGATGGCGCGTCGAGCGAGAGGGGCACGACTGAACCCGACGATGGCGCGTCGAGCGAGAGGGGCACGACGGAATCGACCGAGTCGGACGCGGTGACGGCGTTCACGTACGGGCGGACGCGGACGTGGCGGAACTTCCACGCCCGCGGTGGCGGCGTCGTCCAGTTCACGATCGACCCCGTGGACTTCGCGGAGGCCGCGCTCGGCATCCACGAGACCGACGACGCCGTCCTCGACTCCGCGGACGCCTGGGTTCGCGTCGAGGCGACGCCGATCGACGCGACCGACGAGGACGGGACGCGCGTCGAGACGTGGCGGCTCGACCCCGTCGAATCCGAGGAACGCCGACGCGTCGTCCCCGTCGTCAACCGCGGGCACGCCGCCGTCGTCGACGCGACCGTCGCCGCCTCCCGCATCGGCGTCCCCGGGTTCGACGACGACGCGCTCCGCGAACGACTCGACCGCGCCGTCCAGGTCGCCGCGACCTGCGGCGGGCCGCGCGAGCACGAAGCCATCCGCAGGGTCGCCGCGCTCGCCGACGACTGGACGCCCACGCCAGACCTCCCCGGGGACTGA
- a CDS encoding isopentenyl phosphate kinase, with product MIVLKLGGSVVTEKDRDETVDGASLERAAAAIGASLADGGADDDLVVVHGGGSFGHPHAEEWGASTTAGVDDVRAVNAIHGAMTTLNEFVLRALQDADVPAVPVHPLSAGSRDADGELSLPSEQVRTLVDEGFVPVLHGDLVAHAGAGATVLSGDEIVTSLAASLDADRVGVCSTVPGVLDADDAVVPEIRSFEDVAAVLGGSEATDVSGGMAGKVRALLELGSPASIFELDALEAFLDGDRPGTTVDGA from the coding sequence ATGATCGTCCTGAAGCTCGGCGGGAGCGTGGTCACGGAGAAGGACCGCGACGAGACCGTCGACGGCGCGTCCCTGGAGCGGGCGGCGGCGGCGATCGGGGCGTCGCTCGCGGACGGGGGCGCGGACGACGACCTCGTCGTCGTCCACGGCGGCGGGTCGTTCGGGCATCCCCACGCCGAGGAGTGGGGGGCGAGTACGACCGCGGGCGTGGACGACGTCCGCGCGGTCAACGCCATCCACGGGGCGATGACGACGCTGAACGAGTTCGTGCTCCGCGCGCTCCAGGACGCGGACGTCCCCGCGGTGCCCGTCCACCCGCTCTCGGCCGGGAGTCGCGACGCGGACGGCGAGCTTTCGCTCCCGAGCGAGCAGGTCCGCACGCTCGTCGACGAGGGGTTCGTGCCCGTCCTCCACGGCGACCTGGTCGCGCATGCTGGCGCGGGCGCGACCGTCCTCAGCGGCGACGAGATCGTGACGAGCCTCGCCGCGTCCCTCGACGCCGACCGCGTCGGCGTCTGCTCGACGGTCCCGGGCGTGCTGGACGCCGACGACGCCGTCGTCCCCGAGATACGGTCGTTCGAGGACGTCGCCGCGGTCCTCGGCGGGAGCGAGGCGACGGACGTCTCCGGCGGGATGGCCGGGAAGGTCCGCGCGCTCCTCGAACTCGGGTCGCCGGCGAGCATCTTCGAGCTAGATGCTCTCGAGGCGTTCCTCGACGGGGACCGGCCGGGGACGACCGTCGACGGCGCCTGA
- the rpsB gene encoding 30S ribosomal protein S2: MTAQDDEGLDAAEDEIDEEPAEGAGPAAEAADAEPATEESTADAEEAEAESDAGPALDDDVMGDEEADLLIPVEDYLGAGVHIGTQQKTKDMERFIHRVRTDGLYVLDVAKTDSRIRTAADFLSNYAPEQILVTSSRQYGRFPAEKFAEAVGARARTGRFIPGTLTNPKYDGYIEPDVLVVTDPIGDAQAVKEAITVGIPVIAMCDSNNQTSNVDLVVPTNNKGRKALSVVYWLLANETLDRRGAEPAYSLDDFESGI; the protein is encoded by the coding sequence ATGACAGCACAAGACGACGAAGGGCTCGACGCCGCCGAAGACGAGATCGACGAGGAGCCCGCGGAGGGCGCCGGTCCGGCGGCCGAAGCGGCCGACGCCGAGCCCGCGACCGAGGAATCGACCGCCGACGCCGAGGAGGCAGAGGCCGAATCAGATGCTGGTCCCGCGCTCGACGACGACGTCATGGGGGACGAGGAGGCGGACCTCCTCATTCCCGTCGAGGATTACCTCGGCGCTGGCGTCCACATCGGGACCCAGCAGAAGACGAAGGACATGGAGCGGTTCATCCATCGCGTCCGCACGGACGGCCTGTACGTCCTGGACGTGGCGAAGACCGACAGCCGCATTCGGACGGCTGCGGACTTCCTGTCGAACTACGCGCCCGAGCAGATCCTCGTGACGAGCTCGCGCCAGTACGGTCGGTTCCCCGCGGAGAAGTTCGCGGAGGCCGTCGGTGCGCGCGCTCGCACGGGCCGGTTCATTCCGGGGACGCTCACGAACCCGAAGTACGACGGCTACATCGAGCCGGACGTGCTCGTGGTGACTGACCCGATCGGTGACGCGCAAGCGGTGAAGGAGGCTATCACGGTCGGTATCCCCGTCATCGCGATGTGTGACTCGAACAACCAGACGAGTAACGTCGACCTCGTCGTCCCGACGAACAACAAGGGTCGGAAGGCCCTGTCGGTCGTGTACTGGTTGCTCGCGAACGAGACGCTGGACCGCCGCGGTGCGGAGCCGGCGTACTCGCTCGACGACTTCGAGTCCGGTATCTGA
- a CDS encoding triphosphoribosyl-dephospho-CoA synthase, translating into MYSTAANAELALLLEVAGTPKPGNVDRERDLPDLRFEHFLAGAVGARPGLDALADPSVGVGEGFERAVAGMSEQSGGNTQFGALLVLAPLVRAAATGPCTPGRAREVVAATTVEDAAAFYRSFDHVDVFVGDPPPDAPDLDVRRGSAAVPAVRDRDLTLGDLMAESADRDGVAAAWTTGFERAFDAADDVAAADGPLADRAADAFLALLAEEPDTLVAEKHGDAVAREVTERASDLREAGVSVATDRDAVDAFADDLVDRGVNPGTTADLVAGALFVALEAHGVRP; encoded by the coding sequence GTGTACTCGACCGCCGCGAACGCGGAACTCGCGCTCCTCCTGGAGGTCGCGGGGACGCCCAAGCCGGGGAACGTCGACCGAGAGCGCGACCTCCCCGACCTGCGCTTCGAGCACTTTCTCGCGGGCGCAGTCGGCGCGCGTCCCGGTCTGGACGCGCTCGCGGACCCGTCCGTCGGCGTCGGCGAGGGATTCGAGCGAGCGGTAGCGGGGATGAGCGAACAGTCCGGCGGGAACACGCAGTTCGGCGCGCTCCTCGTCCTCGCACCGCTCGTCCGCGCCGCCGCGACTGGTCCCTGCACCCCGGGGCGCGCTCGCGAGGTGGTCGCGGCGACGACCGTCGAAGACGCCGCGGCGTTCTATCGCTCGTTCGACCACGTCGACGTGTTCGTCGGCGACCCGCCACCGGACGCCCCGGACCTCGACGTCCGCCGCGGGAGCGCGGCGGTGCCGGCGGTCCGCGACCGCGACCTCACGCTCGGGGACCTCATGGCGGAGAGCGCGGACCGGGACGGCGTCGCCGCGGCGTGGACGACCGGCTTCGAGCGCGCGTTCGACGCCGCCGACGACGTCGCGGCCGCGGACGGCCCGCTCGCCGACCGCGCGGCCGACGCGTTCCTCGCGCTCCTCGCCGAGGAACCGGACACGCTCGTCGCCGAGAAGCACGGCGACGCCGTCGCGCGCGAGGTCACCGAGCGCGCGAGCGACCTCCGAGAGGCGGGCGTCTCGGTCGCGACCGACCGGGACGCGGTCGACGCGTTCGCCGACGACCTCGTCGACCGCGGCGTCAACCCGGGGACGACCGCGGACCTCGTCGCCGGCGCGCTGTTCGTCGCGCTCGAAGCCCACGGGGTGAGGCCGTGA
- the mvk gene encoding mevalonate kinase, whose product MVTASAPGKVYCFGEHAVVYGEPAVPCAIERRATVTVERRDDDRLRVESEDLRISGFTVEYDGAGGKAPDVDAPTRLLEAATGYVDAAIEQARDAADAPDVGFDVHVESAIPLGAGLGSSAAVVVATIAAASRALDCELDEREIAERAYRSEHAVQDGEASRADTFCSTMGGAVRVAGDDCRRLGTPDLPFVVGYDGGAGDTGELVAGVRALRDEYDFAADTVAAIGDVVRRGETLIEDANAVASEETVSELGRLMNFNHGLLEALGVSSRSLDEMVWAAREAGAAGAKLTGAGGGGCVVALDASDATETALELTPACEDVFRAELASEGVRYE is encoded by the coding sequence ATGGTAACTGCGAGTGCGCCCGGGAAGGTCTACTGCTTCGGGGAGCACGCGGTCGTCTACGGCGAACCGGCGGTCCCGTGCGCCATCGAGCGGCGAGCGACCGTGACTGTCGAGCGCCGCGACGACGACCGGTTGCGCGTCGAATCCGAGGACCTCCGCATCTCGGGGTTCACGGTCGAGTACGACGGCGCCGGTGGGAAGGCACCTGACGTGGACGCACCGACGCGCCTGCTGGAGGCCGCGACGGGGTACGTCGACGCTGCCATCGAGCAGGCGCGCGACGCCGCGGACGCCCCCGATGTGGGGTTCGACGTGCACGTCGAGAGCGCGATCCCGCTCGGCGCGGGCCTGGGGTCGTCCGCGGCGGTCGTCGTCGCGACCATCGCCGCGGCATCGCGCGCGCTCGACTGCGAGCTCGACGAGCGCGAGATCGCCGAGCGCGCGTACCGGAGCGAGCACGCCGTCCAGGACGGCGAGGCGTCGCGCGCGGACACGTTCTGCTCGACGATGGGCGGCGCCGTCCGCGTCGCGGGCGACGACTGCCGCCGCCTCGGCACGCCGGACCTGCCGTTCGTCGTCGGCTACGACGGTGGCGCTGGCGACACCGGCGAACTCGTCGCCGGTGTGCGCGCGCTCCGCGACGAGTACGACTTCGCGGCCGACACCGTCGCCGCGATCGGCGACGTCGTCCGTCGCGGCGAGACGCTCATCGAGGACGCGAACGCGGTCGCGAGCGAGGAGACCGTCTCGGAACTCGGTCGCCTGATGAACTTCAACCACGGACTCCTGGAGGCGCTCGGGGTGTCGTCGCGGTCGCTCGACGAGATGGTGTGGGCGGCCCGCGAGGCGGGTGCGGCTGGCGCGAAACTCACCGGCGCGGGCGGCGGCGGGTGCGTCGTCGCGCTCGACGCCTCCGACGCGACCGAGACCGCACTCGAACTGACGCCGGCGTGCGAGGACGTGTTCCGCGCCGAACTCGCGTCCGAGGGGGTCCGGTACGAATGA
- the cofD gene encoding 2-phospho-L-lactate transferase translates to MVTFLSGGTGTPKLLEGAAGAFSPDETTVVANTGDDVELGGLIVCPDLDTLIFQGGGVLDRDRWWGIRGDTTRTHDALMDVAEAAGLEGGPQFLSEERQTEGRPLSRWRRFSGVAEFMEIGDRDRAVHVTRTSLLDQGYTLAEVTDELAAGFGLELDLLPMTNDPVASLIHTPQGVMHFQEFWVGRDGEPTVENVEFRGSSNAEPAPGVLDALDDVVVIGPSNPVTSIGPMLSVPGIGAALEDATVVAVSPFLGDEAFSGPVAKLMDAVGGEPSTQGLSSAYPFADAFVVDDEDDASFDVHTERTDVRIDGREDARRVVGAVTRAIDAVE, encoded by the coding sequence ATGGTGACGTTTCTCTCCGGTGGCACCGGAACGCCGAAGTTGCTTGAGGGAGCCGCGGGCGCGTTCTCGCCGGACGAGACGACGGTCGTCGCGAACACGGGCGACGACGTCGAACTCGGCGGACTGATCGTGTGTCCGGACCTCGACACGCTCATTTTCCAGGGCGGTGGCGTCCTCGACCGCGACCGTTGGTGGGGGATCCGCGGGGACACGACGCGAACGCACGACGCGCTCATGGACGTGGCCGAGGCCGCGGGACTCGAGGGGGGTCCGCAGTTCCTCTCGGAGGAACGCCAGACGGAGGGGCGACCGCTCTCGCGGTGGCGTCGGTTCTCCGGCGTCGCGGAGTTCATGGAGATCGGCGACCGCGACCGGGCGGTGCACGTGACGCGAACGAGCCTCCTCGACCAGGGGTACACGCTCGCGGAGGTAACCGACGAACTCGCCGCCGGCTTCGGGCTGGAACTTGACTTGCTCCCGATGACGAACGACCCGGTCGCGAGCCTCATCCACACGCCCCAGGGCGTGATGCACTTCCAGGAGTTCTGGGTGGGGCGGGACGGCGAGCCGACCGTGGAGAACGTCGAGTTCCGCGGGTCCTCGAACGCCGAACCCGCACCGGGCGTACTCGACGCGCTCGACGACGTCGTCGTCATCGGGCCGTCGAACCCCGTGACGAGCATCGGGCCGATGCTGTCCGTGCCCGGCATCGGGGCGGCGCTCGAGGACGCGACGGTGGTCGCGGTGTCGCCGTTCCTCGGCGACGAGGCGTTCAGCGGCCCCGTCGCCAAACTCATGGACGCGGTCGGCGGCGAACCGAGCACGCAGGGACTGTCGAGTGCGTATCCGTTCGCGGACGCGTTCGTCGTCGACGACGAGGACGACGCGTCGTTCGACGTGCACACGGAGCGGACGGACGTCCGCATCGACGGCCGCGAGGACGCCCGGCGTGTCGTGGGGGCGGTGACGCGCGCCATCGACGCAGTTGAGTGA